In one window of Brassica rapa cultivar Chiifu-401-42 chromosome A07, CAAS_Brap_v3.01, whole genome shotgun sequence DNA:
- the LOC103831736 gene encoding kunitz trypsin inhibitor 2 — MKKPSVTPFLITLLLAAAVCTHGKEEVKDSNGNPVKIGAKYFIQPAKSNGGGLVPAAISVLPFCPLGITQTLLPYQPGLPVSFGYYPPFVGTDYIVTSTTINVKFESDIWPVCNEFSKLWAVDVSSSAAKEPAIIIGGERTAPNSLFKIEEATGAHTYKLTTSSGTVGTIPGAWLSAPQLLVTNDEAKTLFVKFVKVDDDATKATATTTSRVEKLGLRMFPFY; from the coding sequence atGAAGAAACCTTCAGTGACCCCTTTTCTCATCACTCTCCTGTTGGCTGCAGCTGTCTGCACCCACGGCAAAGAAGAGGTGAAGGACTCCAACGGAAATCCAGTTAAGATCGGTGCAAAATACTTCATCCAGCCGGCTAAGAGCAACGGCGGTGGTCTTGTTCCAGCCGCCATTAGCGTACTTCCGTTTTGTCCACTTGGCATCACCCAAACACTTCTTCCGTACCAACCGGGCCTGCCGGTTAGCTTCGGATATTATCCACCTTTCGTCGGCACAGACTACATTGTCACATCTACCACTATAAACGTCAAGTTCGAGTCCGACATCTGGCCTGTATGCAACGAGTTTTCCAAGTTATGGGCAGTCGATGTTTCCTCATCCGCTGCCAAGGAGCCTGCCATTATCATCGGTGGTGAACGTACGGCCCCAAATAGCTTGTTTAAGATAGAAGAAGCTACAGGAGCACACACTTACAAGTTGACCACCTCGTCTGGAACCGTTGGAACCATCCCAGGGGCTTGGTTAAGTGCACCACAGCTACTTGTCACCAATGATGAGGCTAAGACCTTATTCGTCAAGTTCGTGAAGGTTGATGATGATGCTACTAAGGCTACTGCTACTACTACTTCTCGTGTTGAGAAGTTAGGTCTAAGGATGTTCCCATTCTACTAG
- the LOC103831739 gene encoding kunitz trypsin inhibitor 2: MSSFPLASFLIALLLAAAVCTHGQVPVTDTDGKNVRINERYVIQPVNTGINGGGLIPVAAILPSCPLGITEALPGESGVLVRIAFPPRLIPPLLPRTIVPTNSDITIEFKSNICNGISKFWEVDEFAQNPDQAEILIGGNRRRGNSWFKIERAGKEAETNIYKFTTSAGTVGTISGALDSPQLVLTNDVANTIFVKFIRDVTTVVTSASRVEK, from the coding sequence atgtcatCATTCCCATTGGCCTCCTTTCTCATCGCTCTCCTGTTGGCTGCAGCTGTCTGCACCCACGGACAAGTACCGGTGACGGACACGGACGGAAAAAACGTTCGTATCAATGAACGATACGTCATCCAACCGGTCAATACCGGGATTAACGGAGGTGGTCTTATCCCAGTTGCAGCTATACTCCCCTCTTGTCCACTTGGCATCACCGAAGCACTTCCGGGGGAATCGGGCGTGCTGGTTAGGATCGCATTTCCACCGAGGTTGATCCCTCCCCTGCTGCCACGCACCATTGTCCCTACAAATTCCGACATAACCATCGAGTTCAAGTCCAACATCTGCAATGGCATCTCCAAGTTCTGGGAAGTCGATGAATTCGCACAGAATCCCGACCAGGCTGAGATTCTCATCGGTGGTAACCGGAGGAGAGGAAATAGCTGGTTTAAGATAGAGAGAGCCGGAAAAGAAGCAGAAACAAACATTTACAAATTTACCACTTCTGCCGGAACCGTTGGAACCATCTCAGGGGCCTTGGATAGTCCACAACTAGTTCTCACCAATGATGTGGCTAACACCATATTCGTCAAATTCATCAGAGATGTTACTACCGTTGTTACTTCTGCTTCTCGTGTTGAAAAGTAA